From Marinilabiliales bacterium:
CACCGGTTGCGATAACCAGGTGGTTGGCATCGTCGTAATATATCTCGTTTGTTTTGATGTTCTTTACGGCAAGCCTGTTGCCCTCTAGGATGTCCCAAACGGTTGAGTCAAGGAATATCCCGCCGTGATCTTCCCCGGCAAGGGTATTGGCAATATCAAACCCCCTCATGCCGCCGAACTTCTGCTCCTTCTCGAAAAAGAAGAACTGGTGGGTCTGCATCAGGAACTGTCCGCCGATCTGGGGATTGTTGTCAATGACAATGTTCGGCACACCGTGCCTGTTCAGCTCCTCCCTCGCTGCCAGTCCGGCCGGCCCGGCCCCTATGATCGCAACCTCGGTCCTGTAAACCTTGTAGGGCGAGCTTTTTGCATATTGGGTTTTGCCGGGATGGTAATCCCTGGGTATCTCCCTTACCTCCTTTATGTCATCAACGGTGGCAATGCAAATCCTTCTGATCTGCCCGTCAACCAGCATCTCGCATGCACCGCACTTCCCTATGCCGCACTCAAGGCTCCGGTTACGGTTCCTGATACTGTGGCTGTGAACCGGGTAACCTGCCTGGTGAAGCGCGGCAGCTATGGTGAATCCCTTCTCTCCCGTGATTTTCTTTCCTTCAAAAGAGAAACCAACACGCTCTTTTTCCGTAACAGCTAAAATGGGATGTTTATTTATTTTGTACATTGGCCTTATTTGAACATGCCAAGGTAAATATTATGCGGTCTCTGATTCAA
This genomic window contains:
- a CDS encoding ferredoxin — its product is MYKINKHPILAVTEKERVGFSFEGKKITGEKGFTIAAALHQAGYPVHSHSIRNRNRSLECGIGKCGACEMLVDGQIRRICIATVDDIKEVREIPRDYHPGKTQYAKSSPYKVYRTEVAIIGAGPAGLAAREELNRHGVPNIVIDNNPQIGGQFLMQTHQFFFFEKEQKFGGMRGFDIANTLAGEDHGGIFLDSTVWDILEGNRLAVKNIKTNEIYYDDANHLVIATG